The following proteins are encoded in a genomic region of Xanthomonas citri pv. mangiferaeindicae:
- a CDS encoding cytochrome c oxidase assembly protein has protein sequence MSARRSLGIGKLVAVSVAAFAFTFSLVPLYRIACEKVFGIRLENSAVAAPAQSAAGVEDRWVTVEFDASVNSHLPWSFRPNQTRMRVRVGEQYETTYYAHNDSTHPIVGSATPSVAPARASGFFQKTECFCFTAQTLQAGETRDMPVRFIIDPSLPRDVNTVTLSYTFFKNDVLTSRLVANAAPPRDARLAASP, from the coding sequence ATGAGCGCGCGCCGTTCGCTGGGCATCGGCAAGCTGGTGGCGGTCTCGGTCGCCGCGTTCGCGTTCACCTTCTCGCTGGTGCCGCTCTACCGTATCGCCTGCGAGAAGGTGTTCGGCATCCGCCTGGAGAACAGCGCGGTCGCAGCGCCCGCGCAGTCGGCTGCGGGCGTGGAAGACCGCTGGGTGACGGTGGAGTTCGACGCCAGCGTCAACTCGCACCTGCCCTGGTCGTTCCGGCCCAACCAGACCCGCATGCGCGTGCGTGTCGGCGAGCAGTACGAGACCACGTACTACGCGCACAACGACAGCACGCACCCGATCGTCGGCAGCGCCACGCCATCGGTCGCACCGGCGCGGGCCTCGGGTTTCTTCCAGAAAACCGAATGCTTCTGCTTCACCGCACAGACGCTCCAGGCCGGCGAAACCCGCGACATGCCGGTCCGCTTCATCATCGATCCCTCGCTGCCGCGGGACGTCAACACGGTCACGCTGTCGTACACGTTCTTCAAGAACGATGTGCTGACCTCGCGGCTGGTCGCCAATGCTGCTCCGCCGCGCGACGCGCGTCTGGCTGCATCGCCGTAA
- a CDS encoding cytochrome c oxidase subunit I — translation MSTTHTATADAHHDDHAHRQGFVQRWFFSTNHKDIGTLYLLFSFVMFIIGAGMSVIIRTELASPGLQHVSPVFFNQMTTMHALVMIFGGVMPAFVGLANWMIPLQIGAPDMALPRMNNWSFWILPFAFTLLLMTLFMPGGGPAGGWTLYPPLSLQGGNSVSLTIFAIHMMGISSIMGAINVIATILNMRAPGVDLLKMPIFCWAWLITAFLLIAVMPVLAGAVTMLLTDKFFMTSFFNAAGGGDPVMYQHIFWFFGHPEVYIMILPAFGIVSEIIPTFSRKPLFGYQAMVYATAAIAFLSFIVWAHHMFTVGMPLGGEIYFMFATMLISIPTGVKVFNWVSTMWRGSLTFEAPMLWAVAFVILFTIGGFSGLMLAIVPADFQYHDTYFVVAHFHYVLVTGALFSIIAATYYWWPKWTGRMYSEFWAKVHFWWTIVFVNLLFFPQHFLGLAGMPRRIPDYNVVFADWNLISSIGAFGMFATPFLMFAILLHSKLRGAPAAARSWEGAKGLEWTVPSPAPHHTFAKPPVLKPGDLAHDDISH, via the coding sequence ATGTCGACGACGCATACCGCCACTGCCGACGCGCACCACGACGATCACGCCCATCGACAGGGCTTCGTCCAGCGCTGGTTCTTCTCCACTAACCATAAGGACATCGGCACGCTGTACCTGCTGTTCTCCTTTGTGATGTTCATCATCGGCGCGGGCATGAGCGTGATCATCCGCACCGAGCTTGCCTCGCCGGGCCTGCAGCACGTCAGCCCGGTGTTCTTCAACCAGATGACCACCATGCACGCGCTGGTGATGATCTTCGGTGGCGTCATGCCCGCGTTCGTCGGTCTGGCGAACTGGATGATCCCGCTGCAGATCGGCGCGCCGGACATGGCGCTGCCGCGCATGAACAACTGGTCGTTCTGGATCCTGCCGTTCGCGTTCACGCTGCTGCTGATGACGCTGTTCATGCCCGGCGGTGGCCCGGCCGGCGGCTGGACGCTCTATCCGCCGCTGTCGCTGCAGGGCGGCAACAGTGTGTCGCTGACGATCTTCGCGATCCACATGATGGGCATCAGCTCGATCATGGGCGCGATCAACGTCATCGCCACGATCCTCAACATGCGCGCGCCGGGCGTGGATCTGTTGAAGATGCCGATCTTCTGCTGGGCCTGGCTGATCACCGCGTTCCTGCTGATCGCGGTGATGCCGGTGCTCGCCGGCGCGGTCACGATGCTGCTGACCGACAAGTTCTTCATGACCTCGTTCTTCAACGCCGCCGGCGGCGGCGACCCGGTGATGTACCAGCACATCTTCTGGTTCTTCGGGCATCCCGAGGTCTACATCATGATCCTGCCGGCGTTCGGCATCGTCAGCGAGATCATCCCGACCTTCAGCCGCAAGCCGCTGTTCGGCTACCAGGCGATGGTCTACGCCACGGCCGCGATCGCGTTCCTGAGCTTCATCGTCTGGGCCCACCACATGTTCACCGTGGGCATGCCGCTGGGCGGCGAGATCTACTTCATGTTTGCCACGATGCTGATCTCGATCCCGACCGGCGTGAAGGTGTTCAACTGGGTCTCGACGATGTGGCGCGGCTCGCTGACGTTCGAGGCGCCGATGCTGTGGGCGGTCGCGTTCGTCATCCTGTTCACCATCGGCGGGTTCTCGGGCCTGATGCTGGCGATCGTGCCGGCCGACTTCCAGTACCACGACACCTATTTCGTGGTCGCGCACTTCCACTACGTGCTGGTCACCGGCGCGCTGTTCTCGATCATCGCGGCGACCTATTACTGGTGGCCGAAGTGGACCGGGCGGATGTACAGCGAGTTCTGGGCGAAGGTGCACTTCTGGTGGACCATCGTGTTCGTGAATCTGCTGTTCTTCCCGCAGCACTTCCTGGGCCTGGCCGGCATGCCGCGCCGCATCCCCGACTACAACGTCGTGTTCGCGGACTGGAACCTGATCAGCTCGATCGGCGCGTTCGGCATGTTCGCCACGCCGTTCCTGATGTTCGCGATCCTGCTGCACTCCAAGCTGCGCGGCGCACCCGCGGCCGCGCGGTCGTGGGAAGGCGCCAAGGGCCTGGAGTGGACCGTGCCGTCGCCGGCGCCGCACCACACCTTCGCCAAGCCGCCGGTGCTCAAGCCCGGCGACCTCGCGCACGACGACATCAGCCACTGA
- a CDS encoding cytochrome c oxidase subunit II, which yields MCGLATMALSASALAQSADPKPWQLNMGRGVTASSQHAYDAHMLALWICVGIGVLVFGAMAVAMFRFRKSRGAVAAQFTHNTTAEIIWTVVPIVLLVIMAVPATRKLIAMYDTRDAEMTVKVTGVQWMWKYEYMGEDVTLTSRLDRESDRLRQNRDTTRAELDAHGHYLLDVDNALVLPTDTKVRFVVTADDVIHSWWVPALGWKQDAIPGIVNEAWTEILEPGIYRGQCAELCGKDHAFMPIVVRAVPRAEFDSWLAAEKARNAPPAADPEPAPAQADAEAVDAAAAQTPSAPAAPAAG from the coding sequence ATGTGCGGGCTCGCCACGATGGCGCTGTCCGCAAGTGCATTGGCGCAGTCCGCCGATCCCAAGCCGTGGCAGCTGAACATGGGGCGCGGCGTCACCGCCTCGTCCCAGCACGCCTACGACGCCCACATGCTCGCGCTGTGGATCTGCGTGGGCATCGGCGTGCTGGTGTTCGGCGCGATGGCGGTCGCGATGTTCCGTTTCCGCAAGTCGCGCGGCGCAGTCGCGGCGCAGTTCACCCACAACACCACCGCCGAGATCATCTGGACGGTGGTGCCGATCGTGCTGCTGGTCATCATGGCGGTGCCGGCCACGCGCAAGCTCATCGCCATGTACGACACCCGCGATGCCGAGATGACGGTCAAGGTCACCGGCGTGCAGTGGATGTGGAAGTACGAGTACATGGGCGAGGACGTGACCCTCACCAGCCGCCTGGACCGCGAGAGCGACCGGCTGCGGCAGAACCGCGACACCACGCGCGCCGAGCTCGATGCCCACGGCCATTACCTGCTCGACGTCGACAATGCGCTGGTGCTGCCGACCGACACCAAGGTCCGCTTCGTGGTCACCGCCGACGACGTGATCCATTCGTGGTGGGTGCCGGCGCTGGGCTGGAAGCAGGACGCGATCCCGGGCATCGTCAACGAGGCCTGGACCGAGATCCTCGAGCCGGGCATCTACCGCGGCCAGTGCGCCGAACTGTGCGGCAAGGACCACGCCTTCATGCCGATCGTCGTGCGCGCAGTGCCGCGCGCCGAGTTCGACAGCTGGCTGGCCGCCGAGAAGGCGCGCAACGCGCCGCCCGCCGCCGATCCTGAGCCCGCGCCGGCCCAGGCCGATGCGGAGGCCGTCGACGCGGCCGCCGCGCAGACCCCTTCCGCCCCCGCCGCACCCGCGGCCGGCTGA